In Calditrichota bacterium, one genomic interval encodes:
- a CDS encoding DUF58 domain-containing protein, whose translation MTADKRKTYRKFLHPDVVSRLSNMNLRARLVVEGFIIGLHRSPYHGFSVEFSEHRQYMPGDEPKRIDWKVYGKTNRFYVKQFEEETNLKSYILLDASASMGYKSGRISKLTYASYLAASLTYLMLRQQDSVGLVTFDQKIRKYIPPRAVSNYLHVILGELDKIRSGHETDVSETFHELAERIKRRGLIIVLSDLFDDPHRVLSGLKHFRHKKHEVIVFHILDPMERTFTFKGETIFKDLETGEEISTQAWHIRKDYREQMQNFIETYKRHCLENRIDYVLIDTSEPFDKALFDYLVKRKRIGG comes from the coding sequence ATGACGGCAGACAAACGAAAAACCTATCGCAAATTTCTTCACCCGGATGTTGTTTCCAGATTGTCAAATATGAATCTTCGGGCACGTTTGGTGGTGGAGGGATTTATTATTGGCCTTCACCGAAGTCCCTACCACGGTTTCAGTGTGGAATTTTCCGAGCACCGCCAGTACATGCCGGGCGACGAGCCCAAACGCATTGACTGGAAGGTTTACGGAAAAACCAACCGATTTTACGTGAAGCAGTTTGAGGAAGAAACCAACCTAAAATCGTACATCCTTCTGGATGCCTCCGCCTCGATGGGATACAAATCGGGACGTATTTCGAAACTGACATACGCCAGCTATCTGGCCGCCTCGCTCACGTATCTGATGCTCCGGCAGCAGGATTCCGTCGGGCTGGTAACCTTCGATCAAAAAATCCGAAAGTACATTCCTCCTCGGGCCGTGTCCAACTACCTGCACGTTATTTTGGGTGAGCTGGACAAAATCCGAAGCGGCCACGAGACAGATGTGAGCGAAACCTTTCACGAACTGGCCGAGCGAATCAAGCGCCGGGGGCTCATTATCGTGCTGTCCGATCTGTTCGACGATCCTCATCGTGTGCTCTCGGGGCTGAAACATTTTCGCCATAAAAAACATGAGGTCATTGTTTTCCACATTCTGGATCCCATGGAGCGAACGTTCACCTTTAAGGGTGAAACCATTTTTAAAGACCTGGAGACAGGGGAAGAAATCTCGACCCAGGCCTGGCACATCCGAAAGGACTACCGCGAACAGATGCAGAATTTCATTGAAACATACAAGCGCCACTGTCTGGAGAACAGAATTGACTACGTGCTTATCGACACGTCTGAACCCTTCGACAAGGCCTTGTTTGATTATCTGGTGAAACGAAAGCGGATCGGTGGTTGA
- a CDS encoding MoxR family ATPase: MAVKVKELSDIEKLEKLKSAYQDILQEIAKVIIGQNQVINEILIALLSRGHSLLVGVPGLAKTLLISTLAEALDLKFNRIQFTPDLMPSDITGTEVIEDDISTGKKVFKFVKGPVFANIVLADEINRTPPKTQAALLQAMQEHEVTAAGETYKLSEPFFVLATQNPIEQEGTYPLPEAQLDRFMFNLWVDYPSEDEEVQIIKYTTSAYFEKPKKVMSAEEIIDFQNLVRRVPVATNVVQFAVKLVRLTRPNQDDAPKFVKDWIEWGAGPRASQYLILGAKTRCILEGRPTPEIEDVKAVAVPVLRHRLVTNFNAEADGVSPVTIIQKLLEKV, encoded by the coding sequence ATGGCCGTTAAAGTCAAAGAATTAAGTGATATTGAAAAATTAGAAAAACTGAAATCCGCTTATCAGGACATTTTGCAGGAAATTGCCAAGGTCATCATCGGGCAGAATCAGGTCATCAACGAAATTTTGATAGCCCTGCTTTCCAGGGGTCATTCCCTGCTTGTGGGGGTACCGGGTCTGGCTAAAACACTGCTCATCAGCACGCTGGCCGAGGCGCTTGACCTCAAATTTAACCGCATTCAGTTTACTCCTGATCTCATGCCTTCGGACATCACGGGGACAGAAGTGATTGAGGATGATATTTCCACGGGCAAAAAGGTCTTCAAGTTTGTTAAGGGACCCGTGTTTGCCAACATTGTGCTTGCCGACGAAATTAACCGAACGCCGCCCAAAACGCAGGCGGCCCTTTTGCAGGCCATGCAGGAACACGAAGTTACCGCCGCCGGAGAGACGTACAAACTTTCCGAGCCCTTTTTCGTCTTGGCCACACAGAACCCCATCGAACAGGAAGGAACCTACCCACTGCCGGAAGCCCAATTGGATCGTTTTATGTTTAATCTCTGGGTGGATTATCCTTCGGAAGACGAGGAGGTTCAAATCATCAAATACACAACCTCTGCTTACTTTGAGAAACCCAAAAAAGTGATGAGTGCGGAGGAAATCATTGATTTTCAAAACCTCGTAAGACGGGTACCGGTGGCCACAAATGTGGTTCAGTTTGCGGTAAAACTGGTTCGATTGACCCGGCCCAATCAGGACGATGCCCCGAAATTTGTAAAAGACTGGATTGAATGGGGAGCGGGGCCGCGCGCGTCTCAGTATCTAATTCTGGGAGCAAAGACGCGGTGCATTCTGGAGGGACGCCCCACACCGGAAATCGAGGACGTTAAGGCAGTGGCTGTTCCCGTGCTTCGGCACCGGCTCGTCACTAATTTTAACGCCGAAGCCGATGGCGTTTCTCCCGTGACCATTATTCAAAAATTGCTGGAAAAAGTGTAG
- the rlmN gene encoding 23S rRNA (adenine(2503)-C(2))-methyltransferase RlmN, translating to MEKMNLKGMTLSELEHFVNATGIEPYRARQIFQWIYNKNATSFEEMTNLSKSLRQKLSEKADIPTLKILRLNRSTQSGTVKFLFQLPDGEAIESVYMPDGGRRTVCVSSQVGCALRCRFCRTGQMGLKRNLQVWEIVDQVLAVERELGVRVTNIVLMGMGEPFHNYENVLRAAELFSHPEGLSIGQRKITLSTSGVVPAIRRFTRENRRFKLAVSLNATTDSVRSDLMPINKKYPLSDVLDAVRDYSRASRHRVTFEYVLIAGKNDSVDDARRLRRLLNGIRCKINLIPYNPALPEFRAPDEETMNRFIRELLDFPAPVTVRRSNGEDIDAACGQLLVKNEDFVKIT from the coding sequence ATGGAAAAAATGAACCTAAAGGGGATGACGCTCTCTGAGCTTGAGCATTTTGTGAACGCGACCGGGATTGAGCCGTATCGGGCGCGCCAGATTTTTCAATGGATTTACAATAAGAATGCGACCTCATTTGAGGAAATGACCAATCTCAGCAAAAGTCTTCGGCAAAAACTATCTGAAAAAGCGGATATCCCCACACTTAAAATCCTTCGGTTAAATCGCTCAACCCAGAGCGGAACCGTTAAATTTCTTTTTCAATTACCCGATGGCGAAGCCATAGAAAGTGTTTACATGCCCGACGGCGGCCGCCGCACGGTGTGCGTGTCGTCCCAAGTGGGGTGTGCCCTGCGGTGCCGCTTTTGCCGAACCGGCCAAATGGGACTCAAACGCAACCTGCAGGTCTGGGAAATCGTGGATCAGGTATTGGCTGTGGAACGGGAGTTGGGCGTCCGGGTGACAAACATTGTGTTAATGGGAATGGGAGAGCCCTTTCACAATTATGAAAACGTCCTTCGTGCAGCCGAATTGTTTTCACACCCTGAAGGATTGTCCATCGGGCAGCGAAAAATTACCCTTTCTACCAGCGGGGTGGTCCCGGCCATCCGGCGCTTCACGCGTGAAAATCGACGCTTTAAGCTGGCTGTTTCCCTGAATGCCACAACCGATTCGGTGCGAAGCGACCTGATGCCCATTAATAAAAAATATCCGCTTTCCGACGTGCTGGACGCGGTGCGCGACTATTCCCGCGCGTCCCGCCATCGCGTGACCTTCGAATATGTGCTGATTGCGGGGAAAAATGATTCCGTGGACGATGCCCGCCGGCTCCGACGGCTGCTCAACGGTATCCGCTGCAAGATTAATCTGATTCCTTACAATCCCGCACTTCCGGAATTCCGCGCACCCGATGAAGAAACCATGAATCGTTTTATCCGGGAATTGCTGGATTTTCCGGCTCCGGTGACCGTACGCAGAAGCAATGGAGAGGATATTGACGCCGCTTGCGGGCAATTGCTCGTAAAAAATGAAGATTTTGTAAAAATTACTTGA
- a CDS encoding CRISPR system precrRNA processing endoribonuclease RAMP protein Cas6, giving the protein MAKYRFLLRPRDYLKLSHYAGSSLRRDFIDVFKEISCTENEVSCKSCPKKGECAYYHVIEGGVKKDYGDLAKRFQTPPKPFVFEPPLSRKTFYSMNEDIAFDLILIGKALEYFPYFVATMRKIGEMGMGRNRGKFTIRKILGINLKTNYVVSEYSFAPSEESFDRDISVSLEDIYKKNIWKNNDPLGGVEVTFLTPLRMKRVGYTNWHLYFRTLIKNILSRVSILNYFHNNYPDLVEFPELVENARSIRISEDNLIWDDWRNPRKRDDSNHKLGGYLGDISYTGNLEEYWPLLKIAEILHVGKNCGFGMGRILVEANK; this is encoded by the coding sequence ATGGCAAAATACAGATTCCTCTTACGGCCGCGAGATTATCTAAAGCTCTCCCATTACGCCGGAAGCTCGCTTCGCAGAGATTTTATTGATGTGTTCAAGGAAATCAGTTGCACGGAAAATGAAGTCTCCTGTAAATCCTGTCCCAAAAAGGGTGAATGTGCCTACTATCACGTGATAGAAGGCGGGGTTAAAAAGGACTACGGTGATCTGGCCAAACGCTTCCAAACGCCACCCAAACCCTTTGTTTTTGAACCTCCCCTGAGCCGAAAGACCTTCTACAGCATGAATGAGGATATTGCATTCGATCTTATTTTGATCGGGAAGGCCCTTGAGTATTTTCCCTATTTTGTGGCCACCATGCGCAAAATCGGTGAGATGGGGATGGGACGAAACCGCGGAAAATTTACCATTCGAAAAATCTTGGGTATAAATCTGAAAACGAATTATGTGGTCAGTGAGTATTCGTTTGCGCCATCAGAGGAATCGTTCGACCGGGATATTTCTGTTTCTTTGGAGGATATCTACAAAAAGAATATCTGGAAAAACAACGACCCGCTGGGAGGCGTGGAAGTTACATTTTTGACCCCCTTGCGGATGAAGCGCGTGGGATACACCAATTGGCATTTGTATTTTCGGACGCTGATTAAGAATATTCTGTCGCGTGTCTCAATCTTAAATTATTTCCACAATAATTATCCGGATTTGGTTGAATTCCCGGAGCTTGTTGAAAATGCCCGCAGTATTCGGATTTCAGAGGATAATTTGATCTGGGACGATTGGCGGAATCCCCGCAAGCGGGATGACTCAAACCACAAATTGGGCGGCTACCTGGGCGACATTTCTTACACCGGGAATTTGGAAGAGTACTGGCCCCTGCTCAAAATTGCAGAAATCTTGCACGTGGGAAAAAATTGCGGGTTTGGAATGGGACGAATTCTGGTGGAAGCCAATAAATAG
- a CDS encoding STAS domain-containing protein has protein sequence MASRTIYYTNEKQSPHSKLLEARIRESADGVIIGFPHLLRLTEKTVPLVYRSLMAVLPHSGTLIFDLSNVESIDSRGLAFIITLHDRLDSENRPFYLLGLKPSLLRIFRITQIDELIPIYSLDSSLENEFHSAEELNNPDDANQSFSDLDFIQRIETQF, from the coding sequence ATGGCATCACGAACCATTTACTACACCAATGAAAAACAATCCCCTCATTCCAAATTGCTCGAAGCACGCATTCGGGAATCCGCCGACGGGGTTATTATTGGCTTTCCGCATCTTCTTCGTCTCACCGAAAAAACCGTTCCACTGGTTTACCGCAGTCTGATGGCCGTTCTTCCGCATTCGGGCACCCTTATTTTTGATCTGTCCAATGTGGAAAGCATCGACAGCAGGGGGCTTGCCTTTATTATTACCCTGCACGATCGTCTGGATAGTGAAAACCGTCCATTCTATCTTTTGGGATTGAAGCCCTCCCTTCTCAGAATTTTCAGAATTACACAAATTGATGAATTAATTCCGATTTATTCATTGGATTCATCCCTGGAAAACGAGTTTCATTCGGCTGAAGAATTAAATAATCCGGATGACGCAAACCAGTCCTTCTCGGATTTGGATTTTATTCAAAGAATTGAAACGCAATTCTGA
- a CDS encoding sodium:proton antiporter has product MEKLGSELPIWSIIPFAGILLSIALFPLFAPDFWHHNFGKISALWAIILAVPFLIFFKGEAWHELLHTIIRDYIPFIILLWSLFTVTGGILIQGALWGSPGLNVLLLFVGTFLASWIGTTGASVLLIRPLLRINRIRKAKMHTIIFFIFLVSNIGGSLTPLGDPPLFIGFLHGVPFFWTFKIFPDMFFVSAILLILYYLIDSYFYRKEGLSKLDVHIKEIILTDRTKEKGDIEIDEVITRYNKAEHKEERIKERFRIRGLPNGFLLLGIIGGVLFSGLVHMGEVSILGIPVKGQDLIRDAFLILMGLISFRFTPHQIHKDNGFTWFPIKEVAYLFAGIFITIVPALILLRAGESGNLGFLIRAVKEPWHYFWATGSLSSFLDNTPTYLTFFSTALGKFYAGIPESIAVGRLIAEHHEYLQAIATGAVFMGAMTYIGNAPNFMVKSISEENGVKMPSFFGYMLWSIAILIPVFILSTLVFLR; this is encoded by the coding sequence ATAGAAAAATTGGGGAGCGAATTGCCCATCTGGAGTATTATTCCGTTTGCCGGCATTTTGCTTTCCATTGCACTTTTTCCACTCTTTGCCCCGGATTTCTGGCATCACAATTTCGGAAAAATTTCGGCACTCTGGGCAATTATTTTGGCGGTTCCTTTTCTAATATTTTTTAAGGGAGAGGCCTGGCATGAGCTGCTTCACACCATTATCCGCGATTATATCCCTTTTATTATTTTGCTTTGGTCCCTGTTTACGGTGACCGGTGGAATTCTCATCCAGGGCGCTCTTTGGGGGAGCCCCGGACTTAATGTGCTGCTTCTCTTTGTTGGTACCTTTCTTGCCTCATGGATTGGCACAACGGGAGCATCTGTTTTGTTAATTCGCCCCCTGTTGCGAATTAATCGAATCCGAAAGGCAAAAATGCACACCATCATTTTCTTTATTTTCCTGGTCAGCAATATTGGGGGATCACTGACTCCTCTTGGCGACCCGCCGCTTTTTATTGGATTTTTACACGGGGTCCCGTTTTTTTGGACATTTAAGATTTTTCCCGACATGTTCTTTGTCTCAGCAATTTTGCTGATTCTATATTATCTTATCGATTCCTATTTCTATCGCAAAGAAGGGCTTTCAAAATTGGATGTCCACATCAAAGAGATTATCCTGACCGATCGAACCAAAGAAAAGGGAGACATTGAAATTGATGAAGTGATCACCCGTTACAATAAGGCTGAACACAAAGAAGAGCGCATAAAAGAGCGCTTCCGAATTCGGGGTTTGCCAAACGGGTTTCTGCTTCTCGGAATTATTGGAGGCGTCCTGTTTAGCGGGCTTGTTCACATGGGGGAGGTTTCTATTCTCGGCATCCCGGTCAAGGGACAGGACCTGATTCGCGACGCCTTTCTGATTTTAATGGGATTGATTTCTTTTCGGTTTACACCCCATCAAATACACAAGGACAACGGATTCACCTGGTTTCCCATCAAAGAGGTGGCCTATTTATTCGCCGGTATTTTCATCACGATTGTTCCGGCACTCATTTTACTGCGTGCCGGTGAAAGCGGAAACCTCGGCTTCCTCATCCGGGCCGTTAAGGAACCCTGGCATTATTTCTGGGCCACCGGCTCCCTTTCCAGCTTCCTGGACAACACTCCAACGTATCTGACCTTTTTCAGTACAGCGCTGGGTAAGTTCTACGCGGGCATCCCTGAAAGCATCGCCGTCGGACGCCTCATTGCGGAACATCACGAGTACCTGCAAGCCATTGCGACCGGCGCCGTGTTTATGGGCGCGATGACGTACATTGGAAATGCCCCTAATTTTATGGTCAAATCCATTTCCGAAGAAAACGGCGTCAAAATGCCCAGTTTTTTTGGCTACATGCTGTGGTCAATCGCCATTCTCATCCCTGTTTTCATTCTCAGCACACTTGTTTTCCTGCGATAA